The nucleotide sequence GCGAGGCAACTGACCCGCCTCGGCCAGTTCGATCTCGCCTCGATTTTCTCGCAGCTCTGGAGGAATGAACGGCAAGTCGAGCGCCGCATAGACCTCTTCTTCTGTTCGCCCGGCGACGTAGGTGTCATCCCGGAACAGGCCGTATTCGTTCAACTTGAATCCACGTTCAATCGCCCGTCGGCGAATGACGATGTTGTGCTCTTTCGACCCGGTAAAATACTGCATCGCGGCACCGTACGATTCGTCCGGCACGACACGCAGATCCAGCTCTATTCCCGAGCGAAGACGAACACGTTGCTTGGTCTCCCCGCGCGCCAGGACCTTTTCGACCAGCGGATGCACGGCCAGTCGATCCATCGCAGCGGCAGAATCATCGGATGTCGCCAGAATGTCCAGATCGCCGCAGGTTTCCTTCCGACGGCGACACGACCCCGCCACGGAAACCTGCCGGATTGAGGGGAGCTGCTTCAAATCGGCAACGATCTCTTCGGCGGATTCTCTCGCAACGCTGATCAGGAACCGCTTGCCGGCCTCCAGAGCCAGCGGAATCCCTTCAAGAATGGCCTGTTCGGTTTTCTTGCCGAATCCTTTTCGTTCGGAAATCTTTCCCGCCTCGCACGCTTCCTTGAGCTGTTCGAGAGAGATAATGCCGAGTTCACTGAACAGGACCGCCACTTTCTTGGGGCCTAGCCCCGGAATGCGCAGCATATCGACGACGCCACGCGGAACCTGCTGTCTCAATTCCTCGAGTTGGGGAAGCGCGCCGGTTTCGATGACGACTTTAATCTTGGCAGCCAGATCCTTCCCGATTCCATCCAGTCGCTCAAGACCTCCCCCCGGCAGATGCACCAGATCAGCGACCGACTCAGACAGATTCTCCAGCGTTCGAGCTCCATTCCGGTAAGCACGGACGCGAAACGAGTTTGCCCCCTGAAGCTCAAGCAGGTCCGCAAGCTCGGTGAACATCTCGGCGATCTGTTGATTCTGCATGCAGGGTCGCGGACCTCGGATCCGCCCTCGTGAGTACCGTGTGAATACAGTTGTCCGTGACAAACGACGGTGCCACGGTCATCGGATCACGGGCCGGGGCACCACAGTCCATTCAGCCGGACGAAACGTCGAGCCTCACTCAAACTTCAGCAGCCCGAACGAAGAGGGCTGAATCCGTGCCGTGGCGGGCTGCGTCCAGCTTTGCAGGCCGACCGAGGGGGTCGTCCGCAACACGGACAACCCATAGATCGTACTGCGCTGCGGGGGCGTCGGGGAGAGATCCTTCCAGGGGATCGCGGCTTCGATTCTCCAGTCAGTCTCGTCCATCTCAGCAGCGACATACCAGGTCGGATTCCAATTGCGGTCTTCCCAGCAGCTTTCCGCCGTCCAGCCCCGCTGGTCGATCTGGAACTCGTACCACGTGGAATAGTCGCGGTCGATATCCAGTCGCACGCTCACCCGGTCATGTCGTGAAAGATCTGCATCATGATAGCGTCCGTTGGTCTGTGGGCGATCCTGAGGAGCGGCCGCTTCACGCGGTACACGCAAAGCGATAAAGAGGAACTGGGTATCATAGGCCAGCATCATCATCGACCGTCTTCGAGCACCCGTCTCCTCGACATCGTCACCCGCTGTCGGCGAATCAGTGAGGAAGATTTCCTGTGCCTCGACCCAGCAGGGATCTGACAGCAACCCGTCAAGTACAGGTCGTTCGAGGACTCGCTCACAATGAGCCAGCCACGTCGGAGTTTCGGGAGTGGCAAACGAGGCCCACAGATCTCGTTCTGCCAATTGCCTGATCTCGGGATTGATCGCGTTCGTAACGAAGTTTCGCATGATGGCATCACCCGCACGCACGGTTCCTTCGCTGCGTCGCAAGGCCGCCAGTGGAAACTGAATCTCGGGCGATCCATAGAGGGTCGGGGAAGCCGTTTGCAGCTTTTTCGCCAGGGCTCCTGCACGGGAACGCCATTCCGCCACGGCGCCCGTCCTCCAATCAACGTCAGGATCGATCTTCAGTCGTCCTGGCTGCGTGGACTTGTTATCTCGCGAGTGCGTCGCATCGAGATCGAGTTTCGTATTCAGACG is from Schlesneria sp. DSM 10557 and encodes:
- the polX gene encoding DNA polymerase/3'-5' exonuclease PolX: MQNQQIAEMFTELADLLELQGANSFRVRAYRNGARTLENLSESVADLVHLPGGGLERLDGIGKDLAAKIKVVIETGALPQLEELRQQVPRGVVDMLRIPGLGPKKVAVLFSELGIISLEQLKEACEAGKISERKGFGKKTEQAILEGIPLALEAGKRFLISVARESAEEIVADLKQLPSIRQVSVAGSCRRRKETCGDLDILATSDDSAAAMDRLAVHPLVEKVLARGETKQRVRLRSGIELDLRVVPDESYGAAMQYFTGSKEHNIVIRRRAIERGFKLNEYGLFRDDTYVAGRTEEEVYAALDLPFIPPELRENRGEIELAEAGQLPRLIELDDIQGDLHMHTTASDGTATIREMAEAAKARGLKYIAITDHSKRVSMANGLDATRLREHWAEIRKVREDVEGIEILCGIECDILEDATLDLDDEVLSEADWVIAVLHYGLKQPREMIMKRLLTAIRNPHVDAIGHPSGRMVVNRAGADIDYTTFFQAAADHGVLLEINASPYRLDLDDVQAAAAKTHGIKIIINTDSHSPSGFATLRYGVDQARRAGLTRDDVANTRSIDDFRSVLRNA